A stretch of the Cryptosporangium minutisporangium genome encodes the following:
- a CDS encoding SMI1/KNR4 family protein, translating to MIEVQLHTPDDWRQFLRDWSAEWISAAAEEPDRQRIPAEVVESGWLGYDPATEEVIGAAEQRLGTRLPPSYRQFLAISDGWRNTSPFIDDLLPVGEVGWFRDLNTDWLRAWAEGAGTDQEDLAVLLGDLPADEDEGEPDVMFEVVLMARALQISGRGDSAVLLLDPDGAGPDGEWRGYFFANWQGALGGGSPSFAALMRSEHQTFVRLNQPAGPTLQAVVEQTGRARRLLLDGRLDEGLPLLVQAREYGLPLAELLDAQAQFLLGDSSQAQSNLRMVFPHHHPELATDRFIASEIVPLLLGGHNEYHVTNYRTQRTDALATLLNDRVADPDAPITFADPQFDAAARHARELVAAGRLDDAWNAIVAALPAWRATSQYALLPAGLIADPILGALLDGPDRKERGEALLRTPRDR from the coding sequence ATGATCGAGGTGCAGTTACACACTCCGGACGACTGGCGGCAGTTCCTGCGCGACTGGAGTGCCGAGTGGATCAGCGCGGCAGCCGAGGAGCCAGACCGTCAACGCATTCCGGCCGAAGTGGTGGAAAGCGGCTGGCTCGGGTACGACCCAGCGACCGAGGAGGTGATCGGCGCCGCCGAACAGCGCCTCGGCACCCGGCTGCCGCCGTCGTATCGCCAATTCCTCGCGATCAGCGACGGATGGCGCAACACCAGCCCGTTCATCGACGACCTTCTCCCGGTTGGTGAAGTCGGATGGTTCCGGGACTTGAACACCGACTGGCTGAGGGCCTGGGCCGAGGGCGCCGGTACCGACCAGGAGGACCTCGCCGTCCTGCTGGGCGATCTTCCGGCCGACGAGGACGAAGGCGAACCCGACGTGATGTTCGAGGTCGTATTGATGGCGCGCGCACTGCAGATCTCCGGCCGCGGGGACAGCGCGGTCCTGCTGCTCGATCCGGACGGGGCCGGCCCGGACGGCGAGTGGCGCGGCTACTTCTTCGCGAACTGGCAGGGCGCGTTGGGAGGCGGCTCGCCTTCGTTCGCGGCGCTGATGCGATCCGAGCACCAGACCTTCGTCCGGCTCAACCAGCCCGCCGGCCCGACACTCCAGGCCGTCGTCGAGCAGACGGGCCGGGCCCGGCGGCTGCTGCTGGACGGCCGGCTCGACGAAGGGCTGCCGCTGCTCGTCCAAGCCCGCGAGTACGGCCTTCCGCTCGCCGAACTCCTCGACGCCCAAGCGCAGTTCCTGCTCGGCGACTCCTCTCAGGCCCAGTCCAATCTGCGCATGGTGTTCCCCCACCATCACCCCGAACTGGCGACCGACCGGTTCATCGCGAGCGAGATCGTGCCGCTGCTGCTCGGGGGCCACAACGAGTACCACGTCACCAACTACCGGACGCAGCGAACCGATGCCCTGGCCACCCTGCTCAACGACCGGGTAGCCGACCCCGATGCACCGATCACCTTCGCCGATCCCCAGTTCGACGCGGCGGCCCGGCACGCGCGCGAGCTCGTCGCGGCCGGTCGGCTCGACGACGCCTGGAACGCGATTGTCGCCGCGCTGCCCGCGTGGCGGGCCACCAGCCAGTACGCACTGTTGCCGGCCGGACTGATCGCCGACCCGATTCTCGGAGCACTACTCGACGGGCCCGACCGCAAGGAGCGAGGTGAGGCGCTCCTGCGCACACCGCGCGATCGGTGA
- a CDS encoding EI24 domain-containing protein: MSAEAPPVRPSTGSQFFLGLRLLGRGFGMYGKYPGLLLLGLIPAVLAFLLLLAVFVVLLVFLGDLGDWISGWFADGWSTDGRNAARIVVQAAIVVGSLWLSVVTYTGVTLIIGDPFYEKISEKIERRLGAGDYPDLPWYRTLPRNAIDSVRVIGTQLVLVIPVLLLGLVPFVGQVLAPLLGLLIGGWLLSVDLTGIPFNRRGIFLRERRRVLRQHRALALGFGLPIAAMALIPFANILVIPAAVAGGTLLTRYVHGEPIG; this comes from the coding sequence GTGAGCGCCGAAGCACCGCCGGTCCGTCCGTCCACCGGATCCCAGTTCTTCCTCGGGCTGCGTCTGCTCGGGCGTGGATTCGGGATGTACGGGAAGTACCCCGGGCTGCTGCTGCTCGGCCTGATCCCGGCCGTCCTGGCGTTCCTGCTCCTGCTGGCCGTGTTCGTCGTGTTGCTGGTGTTCCTCGGCGACCTCGGCGACTGGATCAGCGGCTGGTTCGCCGACGGCTGGTCGACCGACGGGCGGAACGCGGCACGCATCGTCGTCCAGGCCGCGATCGTGGTCGGGTCGCTCTGGCTCAGCGTCGTCACCTACACCGGGGTGACGCTGATCATCGGCGACCCGTTCTACGAGAAGATCTCGGAGAAGATCGAGCGCCGGCTCGGCGCCGGCGACTACCCGGACCTGCCCTGGTACCGCACGCTCCCGCGGAACGCGATCGACTCGGTCCGGGTGATCGGCACCCAGCTCGTGCTGGTGATCCCGGTGCTGCTGCTCGGGCTGGTGCCGTTCGTCGGCCAGGTGCTGGCGCCGCTACTGGGCCTCCTGATCGGCGGCTGGCTGCTGAGCGTCGACCTGACCGGCATCCCGTTCAACCGGCGCGGCATCTTCCTGCGGGAACGCCGCCGGGTGCTGCGGCAGCACCGCGCGCTGGCGCTGGGCTTCGGCCTTCCGATCGCGGCGATGGCGTTGATCCCGTTCGCCAACATCCTGGTCATCCCGGCGGCGGTCGCCGGCGGCACGCTGCTGACCCGCTACGTGCACGGAGAGCCGATCGGCTAG
- a CDS encoding LacI family DNA-binding transcriptional regulator, which yields MGTKRVTLAQVAELAGVSVMTASYTYNRPERVSDHARAKVLAAADTLGYAGPDPSARSLRRGSTRTLGVVMGEHLSYAFDDPEAVSFLAGIADVCAEQGYGMTLLPITGAADDVPRIHNAAVDGFIVWTTSDDDPVLTAVQATKRPAVIHSGPAVRGLELVSIDNRAAASAIGAVAFAGARRPAILSFPLSRARISTLTEGGNLGEITFPVTRDRLEGYRRAAEEAGFGWHEVVVAVCARNEAAEAEQVAATLLASARPPDAIAAMSDQQAAGVIRAARAAGVAIPDDLAVTGWDDAAVAEQLGLTTVAQSLREQGAACAHVALGQGRTVRTAAWSVVRRGSTRR from the coding sequence ATGGGGACGAAGCGGGTGACCCTCGCGCAGGTGGCCGAGTTGGCCGGTGTGTCGGTGATGACCGCCTCCTACACGTACAACCGCCCGGAGCGCGTCTCGGACCACGCGCGCGCCAAGGTGCTCGCCGCGGCGGACACGTTGGGGTACGCGGGACCGGACCCGAGCGCCCGGTCGCTGCGCCGCGGCAGTACCCGCACGCTCGGCGTCGTCATGGGCGAGCACCTGAGTTACGCGTTCGACGATCCGGAGGCGGTGTCGTTCCTCGCCGGGATCGCGGACGTCTGCGCCGAGCAGGGCTACGGCATGACGCTCCTGCCGATCACCGGCGCGGCCGACGACGTCCCGCGGATCCACAACGCCGCCGTGGACGGCTTCATCGTCTGGACGACGTCCGACGACGACCCGGTCCTCACCGCCGTCCAGGCGACGAAGCGTCCGGCGGTGATCCACAGCGGGCCGGCGGTCCGTGGACTGGAGCTGGTCAGCATCGACAACCGGGCGGCGGCGTCGGCGATCGGCGCGGTGGCGTTCGCCGGCGCCCGCCGCCCGGCGATTCTGAGCTTTCCGCTGTCCCGCGCGCGGATCAGCACGCTCACCGAGGGCGGGAACCTCGGCGAGATCACGTTCCCGGTGACGCGGGATCGGCTGGAGGGCTACCGGCGAGCCGCCGAGGAGGCCGGGTTCGGGTGGCACGAGGTCGTCGTCGCGGTCTGCGCCCGCAACGAGGCCGCCGAGGCCGAACAGGTGGCGGCGACGCTCCTGGCGTCCGCGCGGCCGCCGGACGCGATCGCCGCGATGAGCGACCAGCAGGCGGCCGGGGTCATCCGGGCAGCCCGTGCCGCGGGCGTGGCCATCCCGGACGACCTGGCGGTCACCGGTTGGGACGACGCGGCAGTGGCGGAACAGCTCGGACTGACCACCGTCGCGCAATCGCTGCGGGAGCAGGGTGCGGCCTGCGCGCACGTCGCGCTCGGTCAGGGACGCACGGTCCGGACGGCGGCGTGGTCGGTCGTCCGCCGTGGCAGCACCCGGCGCTGA
- a CDS encoding RNA polymerase subunit sigma-70, giving the protein MTDDVVARARSGDEQAFAELVGPYRRKLHLHCYRLLGSLTDAEDVLQETLVAAWRGLHEFQQRASVRTWLYRIATNRCLNHVRDRARRVPPSPVPPFDPPARTRRSEITWLQPYPDALLDQLPQPASDPETRYGLRESVELAFVAGLQRLPPRQTAALVLRDVLGYSTAEAAAILGVTPTVVKGALQRARATLAQDRPTEPSAERTAVGPQEEQDLPHRFAAAFLAGDVPGLLRLLTDDAWLAMPPAPHVYRGPAAIAAFLRASGEWRDRRTGVLLPTRANRQPAFGYYLAEGGEPLARPAGMVVLTLRAGRLAGVTRFLDDRLLARFGLPAAAPTAGARDGVPT; this is encoded by the coding sequence GTGACCGACGACGTGGTGGCCCGCGCTCGCAGCGGCGACGAGCAGGCGTTCGCCGAGCTGGTCGGCCCTTACCGCCGGAAGCTGCACCTGCACTGTTACCGCCTGCTGGGCTCCCTCACCGACGCCGAGGACGTCCTGCAGGAGACGCTCGTCGCGGCCTGGCGCGGACTCCACGAGTTCCAGCAGCGGGCCTCCGTCCGGACATGGCTCTACCGGATCGCGACGAATCGGTGCCTCAACCACGTCCGGGACCGCGCCCGCCGGGTGCCGCCCTCGCCGGTACCGCCGTTCGACCCGCCCGCACGCACCCGCCGCTCGGAGATCACCTGGCTGCAGCCCTATCCGGACGCACTGCTCGACCAGCTGCCCCAACCGGCGTCCGACCCCGAGACCCGCTACGGCCTGCGGGAGTCGGTGGAGCTGGCGTTCGTCGCCGGCCTCCAGCGCCTCCCGCCGCGGCAGACCGCCGCGCTGGTGCTCCGCGACGTGCTCGGCTACTCGACGGCCGAGGCCGCCGCGATCCTCGGCGTCACCCCGACCGTGGTCAAGGGCGCGCTGCAGCGGGCCCGCGCCACGCTCGCCCAGGACCGGCCCACCGAGCCGTCGGCCGAGCGCACGGCCGTCGGCCCGCAGGAGGAGCAGGACCTGCCCCATCGCTTCGCGGCGGCGTTCCTCGCCGGTGACGTTCCCGGCCTGCTCCGGCTGCTCACCGACGACGCCTGGCTGGCCATGCCCCCGGCTCCGCACGTCTACCGGGGACCGGCCGCGATCGCCGCGTTCCTCCGGGCCAGCGGGGAGTGGCGCGACCGCCGAACCGGCGTCCTGCTGCCCACCCGCGCCAACCGGCAACCGGCGTTCGGCTATTACCTCGCCGAGGGCGGTGAGCCGCTGGCGCGACCGGCCGGGATGGTGGTCCTGACGCTGCGGGCCGGGCGCCTGGCCGGCGTCACGCGCTTCCTGGACGATCGGCTGCTCGCGCGGTTCGGCCTGCCCGCCGCCGCGCCGACGGCCGGGGCTCGCGACGGTGTGCCGACGTAA
- a CDS encoding RNA polymerase sigma-70 factor translates to MSEHRTDPATETFVAHRNLLFTVAYEMLGSAADAEDVLQETWLRWSEVDVEQVRDERAYLVRITTRQALNRLRTVKRRREAYVGSWLPEPLLTTPDVAENVELAESVSMALMLVLETLSPTERVVFVLREVFDVSYDEIAAAVDKSPAAVRQIAHRARQHVDARRPREVVSASETRAALESFRRAYETGDVQGLLDVLAPHVVLMADGGGVKRAALRPIAGADKVARFIVGRAGKVGARVAVRPTVVNGGPALAVQLDGEFDGVIAIRVENARIAGLYYVRNPEKLTRVDSATPLTLR, encoded by the coding sequence TTGAGCGAACACCGCACCGACCCGGCCACCGAGACCTTCGTCGCCCACCGGAACCTGCTCTTCACCGTCGCCTACGAGATGCTGGGCTCGGCGGCCGACGCGGAGGACGTCCTGCAGGAGACCTGGCTGCGGTGGTCCGAGGTCGACGTCGAGCAGGTCCGCGACGAGCGCGCTTACCTGGTCCGGATCACGACCCGCCAGGCGCTCAACCGGCTGCGCACGGTGAAACGCCGCCGCGAGGCATACGTCGGTTCCTGGCTCCCGGAGCCGCTGCTGACGACTCCGGACGTGGCCGAGAACGTCGAGCTCGCGGAGAGCGTGTCGATGGCGCTCATGCTCGTCCTGGAGACGTTGTCGCCGACCGAGCGGGTCGTCTTCGTGCTGCGTGAGGTCTTCGACGTCAGCTACGACGAGATCGCGGCCGCCGTCGACAAAAGCCCGGCGGCGGTCCGCCAGATCGCGCACCGCGCCCGTCAGCACGTCGACGCCCGCCGCCCGCGCGAGGTCGTCTCCGCGAGCGAGACCCGGGCGGCGCTGGAGTCGTTCCGGCGCGCGTACGAGACCGGGGACGTGCAAGGCCTCCTCGACGTACTCGCGCCGCACGTCGTCTTGATGGCCGACGGCGGCGGCGTCAAGCGGGCGGCGCTGCGGCCGATCGCCGGCGCCGACAAGGTGGCGCGCTTCATCGTCGGCAGGGCCGGCAAGGTGGGAGCCAGGGTCGCCGTCCGGCCCACCGTGGTCAACGGCGGTCCGGCGCTCGCCGTCCAGCTGGACGGGGAGTTCGACGGCGTCATCGCGATTCGGGTCGAGAACGCCCGCATCGCCGGCCTCTACTACGTCCGCAATCCGGAGAAACTGACCCGCGTCGACTCCGCGACGCCGCTCACCCTGCGATGA
- a CDS encoding helix-turn-helix domain-containing protein → MIGVVAAEALDRTVVTVAARSLRARLPELTDHLVGEFAVREELVLADEVRTSLAQLCAEGLRAAITTLEQPDGDRADLRLAAETGTLWATRGLPLDSLLRLYRLAGRLLWENLLQAAGPAGASTLAYQAGAVLRGIDQESTAAAAAYRQAERRLLPRGLLRVAAAIDALLSGRPPDATELESAADLLELPLTGPYVVAVQRPGAQRSLVAAHGRTSHRGMRFCWRRGRDADRVLVLLGSAGPDDVEAVLRPLTLHHVGIGLPVAGLAEVAKSHRYAELAVRSCRADGPEIARFDRRLPQGLLLAQPELADDLVREVLGAVLVLPARYREALLDTLEAWLCCDGSAVATARALYCHRNTVLYRLRRLQELTTRSLGKPCDLVDLTLALYAFRASPTPSTARASGA, encoded by the coding sequence GTGATCGGAGTGGTCGCCGCCGAAGCCCTCGATCGGACGGTCGTCACCGTCGCAGCGCGGTCGCTCCGCGCCCGCCTGCCCGAGCTCACCGACCACCTGGTGGGAGAATTCGCCGTCCGCGAGGAGCTGGTCCTCGCCGACGAGGTCCGCACCTCCCTCGCCCAGCTCTGCGCGGAGGGTCTGCGGGCTGCGATCACCACCCTGGAACAGCCCGACGGCGACCGCGCCGACCTGCGACTGGCCGCCGAAACCGGAACGCTCTGGGCCACCCGGGGTCTGCCACTGGACTCGCTGCTCCGGCTCTACCGGCTGGCTGGACGGCTGCTCTGGGAGAACCTGCTCCAGGCGGCCGGGCCAGCCGGCGCCAGCACGCTGGCCTACCAGGCCGGAGCCGTCCTGCGCGGCATCGACCAGGAGTCGACGGCGGCGGCCGCGGCCTACCGACAGGCCGAGCGGCGCCTGCTCCCCCGTGGGCTCCTCCGTGTGGCGGCGGCGATCGACGCGCTGCTCAGTGGCCGACCGCCCGACGCCACCGAGCTGGAGTCCGCCGCGGACCTGCTCGAACTTCCGCTGACCGGGCCGTACGTCGTGGCCGTGCAACGACCGGGGGCGCAGCGCTCGCTGGTCGCCGCGCACGGCCGCACCTCCCACCGGGGCATGCGGTTCTGCTGGCGCCGCGGCCGGGACGCCGACCGGGTCCTGGTACTGCTCGGCAGCGCCGGCCCGGACGACGTCGAAGCGGTGCTGCGCCCGCTCACGCTGCACCACGTCGGCATCGGCCTGCCGGTCGCCGGCTTGGCGGAGGTGGCGAAGAGCCACCGCTACGCGGAGCTCGCGGTGCGCAGTTGCCGGGCCGACGGGCCGGAGATCGCCCGGTTCGACCGTCGGCTTCCACAGGGCCTCCTCCTGGCCCAGCCGGAGCTCGCCGACGACCTGGTCCGCGAGGTGCTCGGCGCGGTGCTCGTCCTGCCCGCGCGCTACCGGGAGGCGCTGCTGGACACGCTGGAGGCGTGGCTGTGCTGCGACGGCTCGGCGGTGGCGACGGCCCGCGCGCTCTACTGCCACCGCAACACCGTCCTCTACCGACTACGCCGGCTGCAGGAGCTGACCACCAGGTCGCTGGGCAAGCCCTGCGACCTGGTGGACCTCACGCTCGCGCTCTACGCGTTCCGCGCGTCCCCGACGCCGAGCACCGCTCGGGCCAGCGGCGCGTAG
- a CDS encoding maleylpyruvate isomerase family mycothiol-dependent enzyme — MTPTQYATVLPSEQIAAAVRTERLRLCDYLDRLDDAAWAVQSLCSEWTVREVVAHLTTTTRTTVFTVLKGAIKARGSFHRMEADTAHDRAARFSPAQLVAQLRESAESSRRTPFSSAMDPLMDILVHGQDIARPVGRSHPMRVEVTLPALAYVATNRFLGGPARIAGLRLSTTDANWSTGDGPVVRGTAENLLLAAAGRAAGLAFLEGPGVDRLTDRLAAG; from the coding sequence ATGACCCCCACCCAGTACGCCACCGTCCTCCCGTCCGAGCAGATCGCCGCCGCCGTCCGCACCGAGCGTCTGCGCCTCTGCGACTACCTGGACCGGCTGGACGACGCCGCCTGGGCCGTGCAGTCGCTGTGCTCGGAGTGGACCGTGCGCGAGGTGGTCGCCCACCTGACGACCACCACCCGGACGACGGTGTTCACGGTGCTCAAGGGTGCGATCAAAGCCCGGGGCAGCTTCCACCGGATGGAGGCCGACACGGCGCACGACCGGGCTGCCCGCTTCTCGCCGGCGCAGCTCGTCGCCCAGCTGCGGGAGAGCGCGGAGTCCTCCCGCCGGACGCCGTTCAGCAGCGCGATGGATCCACTGATGGACATCCTCGTCCACGGCCAGGACATCGCCCGGCCGGTGGGCAGGAGCCACCCGATGCGGGTGGAGGTGACGCTCCCGGCGCTGGCCTACGTCGCGACCAACCGTTTCCTCGGCGGTCCGGCGCGGATCGCGGGCCTCCGGCTGAGCACGACCGACGCGAATTGGTCGACCGGCGACGGCCCGGTGGTGCGGGGAACCGCCGAGAACCTGCTGCTGGCGGCGGCCGGGCGCGCGGCCGGGCTGGCGTTCCTGGAGGGGCCCGGCGTCGACCGCCTCACCGATCGGCTCGCCGCGGGATGA
- a CDS encoding nuclear transport factor 2 family protein has product MTDQQGAAVTVALSYYRAWTSGDLDDALTYLADDVVCDAPVGRIDGAAAYRAFVEPFARALRSTSLIAAYGDDERAIIVYDTASALVGSAPAAECVTVRDGKIVANRFIFDRLPFELARAGTAG; this is encoded by the coding sequence ATGACCGACCAGCAGGGTGCCGCTGTGACCGTTGCACTGAGCTACTACCGGGCCTGGACGAGCGGTGATCTCGACGACGCCCTCACCTACCTCGCCGACGACGTGGTGTGCGACGCACCCGTCGGCCGCATCGACGGTGCCGCGGCCTACCGTGCGTTCGTCGAACCGTTCGCGCGCGCACTCCGCAGCACCAGCCTGATCGCCGCCTACGGGGACGACGAGCGCGCGATCATCGTCTACGACACCGCCTCGGCGCTCGTGGGCAGCGCACCGGCCGCCGAGTGCGTGACCGTCCGGGACGGCAAGATCGTTGCCAACCGGTTCATCTTCGACCGGCTGCCGTTCGAGCTGGCCCGGGCGGGCACCGCCGGATAG
- a CDS encoding pentapeptide repeat-containing protein, producing MAERKHGLPAPETVSTVHTEDWDQGVGERDRHERVAFVGLDLCEATLRNVEFSDCTFRNARFNCAELADVAFVNCTFTTGNFFDATFADCKLTGSMFDRCTFELMTVTGGDWSFVGMPGADLSRASFTGVRMREADLTGVRYRNGTLRDVDLSAAWLHGADLTGCDLRGSDLSALDPAVTEVRQALISASQAVVVAMALGMRVVED from the coding sequence ATGGCTGAGCGCAAGCACGGTCTCCCCGCCCCGGAGACCGTCAGCACCGTCCACACCGAAGACTGGGACCAGGGCGTCGGCGAGCGCGACCGGCACGAGCGGGTGGCGTTCGTCGGCCTCGATCTCTGCGAAGCGACGCTGCGGAACGTGGAGTTCTCCGACTGCACGTTCCGCAACGCCCGCTTCAACTGCGCGGAGCTGGCGGACGTGGCGTTCGTCAACTGCACGTTCACCACCGGGAACTTCTTCGACGCCACATTCGCCGACTGCAAGCTCACCGGCAGCATGTTCGACCGGTGCACGTTCGAGCTGATGACGGTGACCGGCGGCGACTGGTCGTTCGTGGGGATGCCGGGTGCCGACCTGAGCCGGGCCTCCTTCACCGGTGTGCGGATGCGTGAGGCGGACCTCACCGGAGTCCGCTACCGGAACGGCACGCTGCGCGACGTCGACCTGTCCGCCGCGTGGCTGCACGGCGCCGACCTCACCGGCTGTGATCTGCGCGGCAGCGACCTGTCGGCCCTCGATCCGGCGGTGACCGAGGTCCGTCAGGCGCTGATCAGCGCGTCCCAGGCCGTGGTCGTCGCGATGGCGCTGGGGATGCGGGTCGTCGAGGACTGA
- a CDS encoding MFS transporter, whose translation MTRTSTDSPRQLVAAAFIAFAAFGAFWGVWGASVPGVQRQAGITDGELGIALLFVGAGAPPAMLLAGRALDRWGPRVAAVATGALGCVGAGLALTAVNLPSLCAGLALVGATSGAADVAENAVAGRAEKIAGRPVITRAHGIFSSLVVLGSLGTGLASAAELPLAIPFVAVALLSLVATASLWKTLPAGVAPASDHRSGAPDAAPPGRLPLVPLLLVGVLGALAFASENAHQSWSAVFAQDVLHSGAGMSAVAPAVFAGTVAITRFAFGGLDAAHARTVLLVGASVAAAGAAVIAIAPTLLVAGLGLAAAAAGTAVLFPTLVGVVSRHVDESHRGRATSILTTVSYLGFLLGPVYVGLWADAVGLRGAMIAVAVLGAALFVLAPVLLRVSGHGVRGSGPGRRADDTLVRAANGAE comes from the coding sequence ATGACACGGACGTCCACCGATTCCCCTCGTCAGCTGGTCGCCGCGGCGTTCATCGCGTTCGCCGCCTTCGGCGCGTTCTGGGGGGTGTGGGGCGCCTCGGTACCGGGAGTGCAGCGCCAGGCCGGGATCACCGACGGCGAGCTCGGCATCGCGCTGCTGTTCGTCGGCGCCGGCGCCCCGCCCGCGATGCTGCTGGCGGGCCGAGCACTCGATCGCTGGGGCCCACGGGTCGCCGCGGTGGCCACCGGCGCACTCGGCTGCGTCGGCGCCGGGTTAGCGCTGACCGCCGTGAACCTGCCGAGTCTCTGCGCCGGGCTCGCTCTCGTCGGTGCCACCAGCGGGGCGGCCGACGTGGCTGAGAACGCGGTCGCCGGCCGGGCCGAGAAGATCGCCGGCCGCCCGGTCATCACCCGCGCTCACGGGATCTTCTCCAGCCTGGTCGTCCTCGGAAGCCTCGGCACCGGATTGGCGTCCGCCGCCGAGCTGCCGCTCGCGATCCCGTTCGTCGCCGTCGCGCTCCTCTCCCTGGTAGCGACCGCGAGTCTGTGGAAGACGCTGCCGGCAGGTGTCGCTCCGGCATCGGACCACCGCTCCGGCGCGCCCGATGCCGCACCGCCCGGCCGACTACCGCTCGTTCCGCTCCTCCTCGTCGGAGTGCTCGGCGCGCTCGCGTTCGCCAGCGAGAACGCACACCAGAGCTGGAGCGCGGTCTTCGCCCAGGACGTACTCCACTCGGGCGCCGGGATGAGCGCCGTGGCGCCCGCCGTGTTCGCGGGCACGGTCGCGATCACCCGGTTCGCGTTCGGCGGGCTCGACGCCGCCCACGCGCGCACGGTGCTGCTCGTCGGTGCGTCGGTCGCCGCGGCGGGCGCGGCGGTCATCGCCATCGCCCCGACCTTGCTCGTCGCCGGGCTGGGGCTCGCTGCGGCTGCCGCCGGGACCGCGGTGCTGTTCCCCACCCTCGTCGGCGTCGTGTCGCGCCACGTCGACGAGTCCCACCGGGGGCGCGCGACGTCGATCCTGACGACCGTGTCCTACCTCGGGTTTCTTCTCGGCCCCGTCTACGTCGGACTGTGGGCGGACGCGGTCGGGCTGCGCGGCGCGATGATCGCGGTCGCGGTCCTCGGGGCCGCCTTGTTCGTCCTCGCGCCGGTGTTGCTGCGCGTGAGCGGCCACGGCGTCAGGGGATCCGGGCCGGGCCGCCGAGCCGACGACACGTTGGTCCGCGCCGCCAACGGCGCAGAGTGA